TGCATCAATGTAGGAAAACTGAAGAAGTCATCTAGGATTATTAGTGTCTTGTTTCTGCCTGTTTTGTagcctttcccctttcttttcagtTCCTATTCCAAAATTAAGTGTCGGGtcaatctttttttccttagcaaTTGCATCAGCCATAGGAATGTATCACATGGTAATGAAAGACTATGAATAATTCAGAACAGAATTTTGAatcatttaaaaagcagaagctttACATTTCATTGCTAACCTGTTCCCATATAACATGAAATCTACAAAAATCACATTGcaatttctggggaaaaaataaaccaaaacaacacaaaaaaacagatttcaagTATTTGAGAATATTCTTGCATTCATTTCATTCTGTTCAAAGAATATTTCAAACCTGGAGTTTTTCAAAACTGTGTTTGATATTTCGTGAAAAAATCAGAAGATAATTAAATGCTGGCTATGTACTgcctaaacatgaaaagctctACATATTCCTGAAATTACTGTGGCCATAAAATGTGATCACCTTTGCCTCCAAGGTTGGTGGAACATATAATGTTTGGTTAACCACAACTGACTGTATTAGGAAATTAACATGTtcttcttttatcattattatgcatatatatgcCACCGTCATTGCTCATTAGTGTGGATTTTTGGCTCTTGTAATACCAGCATGACTAGAAAACAGCCTTTGACGGTGTCTAAGCCAAAAAGCTTAGCAACAAAAACACAAGGAGAAACGCCAGTgcaatatatatgtattttttttgtccCTAGTGATAAGAGCAGGAGTGAGGAGTTTTGAAATTTGTTACCCAGTTTAGTCACTGGTCAATGAGTGGTCTTTCAAGGGGGACTTTATCCTTTCCTCACTGAAGTTTCATGCCTTATTTTCCTCATCTGTGAACTGACAATAACAAGACCAAACCATTTTGCAGCTGAGGTTGTGAGTGACCAAGCAATGCAGCATTTCTAAAGCACAGTGAGAACCTCAAGCAAGAAATTGCTAAAGAGAAGGCAGATGTGATGCTGATCATCTCATACACAGGCATCGTGATTAATGAATCTCAGGCAGTTGTTCAGGGCAGTGAAACCTCTGGATATGATGGCATTTCTATGGATTTGCATTGCTCTGACTGCAGTATTAGCACCCACATTCCACAGGGGGTATCAGGGCTGTGCCCTCCAGGGTGGTTGGGGGTATCCTACCATTCAGTTCCCGCCCTGTTGATCTCTTCCCACCAGCACTCTGTCGGCTCACCGAGGCTCTGGGCTGCTGGCATGCAGGCGTAGTTCCACAGTCTGTCGGAGCCTTCCTTCTTGTTGAAAACACTCCTGATGGCCACGATCACCTGCCCATGTGGGCACTGGAAATTGAAACCCTGCCGGTACACATTGACCCATTCATCATTATCTCCATAGTTATAGGGGCCATAGTAATAGTCACCATACTGGCCCCATGCCACAGTCACCAGAGGCaggaacacacagagaaggACGAGGTCCATCCTGAGGATGTTCCTGGCTTAGAAATGCCCTGCTGGTTTGTTGGGCTGGCCCTTTTATATTCCCTCTAACATTTGGCTTCCAGATGTTATGTTTCCAGATCCAAGTGCAATGTGTCATTGCTTAGCAAACCTTCTCTGAATTACAGACACATCCAATTACTTCTTAAGGTGGAATTTTTGCAAATGCAGTAAGTCTGCAGGCGGCAGGCCTGCACTCTTCCCCCTATCCCAAACCATCTGTAATCCCTGCAGAGCTACTGTGTAGACCAAGATACACATTGTAGTACAACTATCACAGACATCCCACTTTGAACCTCAGAAGAGCAGTTAAGTTTCAAAAcaactttatttaaaattaaagctcTGTCTGAATTTGCCATTTTCCATCATTAGTAACGTGCAACAAAATGTGTGTGTCCCCACCCTCTTTTCCCTAAATATGGTGACATGATTCTGACAGTTCCTAGAAAGAAGGGAGTTGGGTAAGATGTAGGATTCATTGCTCCCGTTGTAAAAAATCCTTTAGACATTTTGCCTTGGTTTGGTTGGAGGCTGGGTGGAGCCTGAATGACTGCAAGTCTAGTTCAGCATGGAAACAGCTCACCCTGAGAAGTGGGGCATCAGCTTATTCCATGCAGAATTGATTTTGCTACAACTGTGTATGGGCACCATAAAACTGTGGACTTGGCAGATGTTTTAATGCGAGGATAAGGCACATAAGCAAGTTAGGATGAGATAAACTTCATGTGTCACCACAGCATACTAGAATCTGTGAGCTTAAAACTACCTTGCATTTATCGTGGGCTAGAAATATGGGGTTGAGGAACTGCTGTGCTGCAAATTCAAAAACTGACTTGCCACTTGGAAATGTGTTTATATGTCACATCCTACATAATTTCTTTATCAGGAGCCCACCCTGCTCAGGAGATTGTGGAATGGTGTGCTTTACTTAACTGTGTACTTGACCCATAGAAAACTGTGGGACTTGAGCATGTTTTAATAAGTAAGAAAGTCCAAAGTCAATCTAACATAAATCTAACATATGCATATGTTGCCTGTGCTGTGTTACTAGTGAAATGTGTGACTCTGGGAACAGCTCCAGATTCAGATCTTCTCTTCCAGTGAAATTACCACAAAGGATCCAAGGGATGTTTCTTGCTGCAAGTTTCTCCTCCACTCTTTTCACtacttttcttccttatttgggccatgcactgaaaaaaatgtgtataaGCTTTTACTCCACTGCTGGTACTATCAGAAAGAAGATCTATGATGGGTAACAGTGGACTCACTTTTCTCTAGGGAACTCCAAACCCATCATGCCAGGTCATTGCTTTGCAGGAGCATAAGCATCCCAGGAGGTGGGTACCTTTATGAACCAGCGCCAGATCACAAAAGCTGCCTTCAGCCTCATTAACCTCACTTGCAGATGCTGCAGCCCCAAATGCCTGGGGAAAAGGGCTATTGAGACAGGGCTATTGAGCTGCCATCCTCTAGATCTTAGGTAACACAGGTAGCCAAGTCTAAAGAGAGAAgaaatttaagattaaaaatcCCATAGTTATTTGGTGGGCAACAGCCTGCAGAATTGAACTGCACAATCTCACATGAGTTTTTAAGCTAAATAAcatacattttttcccctcttacttaGACACATAGTCACATCTGGGAGTACTGCACACTGCTCTGTATGCCTGAGAGGCATTATGGAAGGTGTTTAGCAGGAACACGTTATCATGTATATATGAACCTCATTTCACATAGCACTTTATAAGCACCATTCCTTGAAAGGAAGTCCTTACATAGCCCAGTGGTAAAGATGGGGATGAGAAGAGGGGTAAGTGCTCTATGGAGACTAGGGCATAGTCTTCTTTTGCCTACCTTTGACGTGTGTGGAGTTTCAAGATGTCTATTATAATTTCCTACATACAGTCTACCCTGCCTGATCCCAGTTAGTGGATAGGCTGACACTTCCATGATGCACTGTGATCACAAAGTTGCTTGGCTGGGCAGAAATACTGTGTAGGGGAGACACTGAACATTAGAGATATGGAACTACAACTCCCTGTAGCAGCTGTGGCAATGTTGACATGTTCTGACCAGGGACTGCCTGAAAATCTACAGTTCTGTGTTTCAAGATCCAGTGCTTTCTGGGaacttttaatattaaatttcaTGCATCATTCTTATactgaataaaaccagaagagagCAGAGTTTCTTACAGGAGGGACATGATGGTTTTTAGTCACTTTGGAGAAGGGTAGTATTTGTGAGTGGGAGGGACTGTGATTTGAAAATTCCTGTaggggttaaaaaaaagaatagtgtGTATACATGAATTTTGCTTCCGAGTAATGCTcattcagctctgcagcccaCAGCTGCTTGGTTCACGGAGCAAAGCTGAGGCTATGTGCAACTTGTTTCTCTAACATTTCACACTATATACTCCTGCCCAGATAGTTCCACTGATGTTGGCAGTGCTGAG
This Lathamus discolor isolate bLatDis1 chromosome 4, bLatDis1.hap1, whole genome shotgun sequence DNA region includes the following protein-coding sequences:
- the DPT gene encoding dermatopontin — encoded protein: MDLVLLCVFLPLVTVAWGQYGDYYYGPYNYGDNDEWVNVYRQGFNFQCPHGQVIVAIRSVFNKKEGSDRLWNYACMPAAQSLGEPTECWWEEINRAGTEWYQTCSNNGLVAGFQSQYFPSVLDREWQFYCCRYSRRCPYSCWLTTEYPGHYGEDMDMMMYTYDYYIRGATTTFSAVDRDRQWKFIVCRMTEYDCPFQNV